In a genomic window of Magnetococcales bacterium:
- the ybgC gene encoding tol-pal system-associated acyl-CoA thioesterase, giving the protein MNVTPFPWPVRVYYEDTDAAGVVYHANYLKFMERGRTEWLRAQGIDQRRFFQETGLMFAVAHMELTFLGPARMDDLLTVTTRMEAFRRASIHLHQEIFRPTDQATLIRATVRIACIDARFRPQRLPQGILSPATTPWPNTMPLPTG; this is encoded by the coding sequence CCTGGCCTGTGCGGGTCTATTACGAAGATACCGACGCCGCCGGCGTGGTCTATCATGCCAACTACTTGAAATTCATGGAACGAGGCCGCACGGAGTGGCTGCGCGCCCAGGGCATCGATCAGCGACGGTTTTTCCAGGAAACCGGCCTCATGTTCGCCGTGGCCCACATGGAACTGACCTTCCTGGGACCGGCCCGCATGGATGATCTGCTGACCGTGACCACCCGCATGGAGGCCTTCCGCCGTGCCAGCATCCACCTGCACCAGGAGATCTTCCGCCCAACCGATCAGGCAACCCTGATCCGGGCTACGGTGCGCATCGCCTGCATCGACGCCCGCTTCCGCCCGCAACGCCTCCCCCAAGGCATCCTCTCCCCAGCGACAACACCTTGGCCCAACACCATGCCCCTCCCGACCGGGTAA